Proteins encoded in a region of the Haloglomus salinum genome:
- the phoU gene encoding phosphate signaling complex protein PhoU yields the protein MPRTGYQDDLDDLRGDVLAMGQLVLGRLDDGLEALRTGDESLAREVAEGDATVNERYLELESRCIDLFALQQPVAGDLRFVAASFKILTDLERIADLAANLGRYALAGDESLVPEVSVGDIGTAARDLVARSLDAYADRDAAACRAIHEDDDTVDALCGRASEAVARDLVEREAATDAWELERLLDDVSQLLLTVRDLERVADHAVNIAARTLYMVESDPELIY from the coding sequence ATGCCCCGAACGGGTTACCAGGACGACCTCGACGACCTCCGCGGGGACGTGCTCGCGATGGGACAGCTCGTCCTCGGGCGACTCGACGACGGGCTGGAGGCTTTGCGGACCGGCGACGAGTCGCTCGCCCGCGAGGTCGCCGAAGGTGACGCGACGGTCAACGAGCGCTATCTCGAGCTTGAGAGCCGGTGTATCGACCTGTTCGCGCTCCAGCAGCCGGTCGCCGGTGACCTCCGGTTCGTGGCCGCCTCGTTCAAGATCCTCACCGACCTGGAGCGGATCGCCGACCTCGCCGCGAACCTCGGCCGCTACGCCCTCGCCGGGGACGAGAGCCTGGTGCCGGAGGTCTCCGTCGGGGATATCGGCACGGCGGCCCGTGACCTCGTCGCCCGCAGCCTCGACGCGTACGCCGACCGGGACGCGGCGGCCTGTCGGGCTATCCACGAGGACGACGACACGGTCGACGCGCTGTGTGGGCGCGCATCGGAGGCGGTCGCGCGCGACCTGGTCGAGCGCGAGGCCGCGACCGACGCGTGGGAGCTGGAGCGTCTGCTCGACGACGTGTCTCAACTGCTGCTCACGGTTCGGGACCTCGAACGGGTCGCTGACCACGCCGTCAACATCGCCGCCCGCACCCTCTATATGGTCGAGAGCGACCCGGAGCTGATCTACTGA
- the pstB gene encoding phosphate ABC transporter ATP-binding protein PstB: protein MSETTQAEAERTEAETAPDQPLETTSGETEEQVREEWREYAFDGRTKLAAEDLDVHYGDDHALKGVSIEIPENSVTALIGPSGCGKSTFLRCLNRMNDRIGSARVDGSVRIDGEEIYQDGVNLVELRKRVGMVFQSPNPFPKSIRENISYGPEKHGDLQTGLLARLLDRSDEDEREQLVERCLRDAALWDEVNDRLDDNALGLSGGQQQRLCIARCLSVDPDVILMDEPASALDPIATAKIEDLIDQLSEEYTVVIVTHNMQQAARISDQTAVFLTGGELVEYGDTDQVFENPHSERVEDYITGKFG, encoded by the coding sequence ATGAGTGAAACCACACAGGCGGAGGCAGAGCGGACGGAAGCGGAGACAGCACCGGACCAGCCCCTCGAGACGACGAGCGGCGAGACCGAAGAACAGGTCCGCGAGGAGTGGCGCGAGTACGCGTTCGACGGCCGGACCAAGCTCGCAGCCGAGGACCTCGATGTTCACTACGGCGACGACCACGCCCTGAAGGGCGTCTCCATCGAGATTCCGGAGAACAGCGTCACCGCGCTCATCGGCCCCTCGGGTTGCGGGAAGTCGACGTTCCTCCGGTGTCTCAACCGGATGAACGACCGCATCGGGAGTGCCCGGGTCGACGGCTCCGTCCGTATCGACGGGGAGGAGATCTACCAGGACGGGGTGAACCTCGTCGAACTCCGCAAGCGTGTCGGGATGGTGTTCCAGTCGCCGAACCCCTTCCCGAAGTCGATCCGAGAGAACATCTCGTACGGTCCCGAGAAGCATGGCGACCTGCAGACGGGGCTGCTCGCGCGGCTGCTCGACCGGAGCGACGAGGACGAGCGCGAGCAGCTCGTCGAGCGGTGTCTCCGCGACGCGGCGCTCTGGGACGAGGTGAACGACCGGCTCGACGACAACGCCCTCGGACTGTCGGGCGGCCAGCAACAGCGGCTCTGCATCGCCCGCTGCCTGTCGGTCGACCCGGATGTCATCCTGATGGACGAGCCCGCCTCGGCCCTGGACCCCATCGCGACCGCCAAGATAGAGGACCTCATCGACCAGCTGAGCGAGGAGTACACGGTCGTCATCGTCACCCACAACATGCAGCAGGCGGCCCGTATCTCCGACCAGACGGCTGTCTTCCTCACCGGCGGCGAGCTCGTCGAGTACGGTGACACCGACCAGGTGTTCGAGAACCCCCACAGCGAGCGGGTCGAGGACTACATCACCGGCAAGTTCGGGTGA
- a CDS encoding HemK2/MTQ2 family protein methyltransferase produces MTDGDRPRLASLRGEPDVYRAAEDSHLLAKTAVARIESDDLVLDLGTGSGYVGRTVAEACSARVVASDLNPHACQQAGDAGLAVVRTDMVSAFRDDTFDWVLFNPPYLPTPEDREWGDWMEQALSGGEDGRAVVNPFLASVRRVLAPGGRALLLVSSLTGLDAVRNTARNEGLMTDEAAEEQFPSERLVVLELTPTGT; encoded by the coding sequence ATGACTGACGGCGACCGCCCGCGGCTGGCGAGCCTCCGGGGCGAACCGGATGTCTACCGCGCGGCCGAGGACTCGCACCTGCTCGCGAAGACGGCGGTCGCCCGCATCGAGAGCGACGACCTCGTGCTCGACCTCGGGACGGGCTCGGGCTACGTCGGGCGCACGGTCGCCGAGGCGTGCAGCGCCCGGGTCGTCGCCTCCGACCTCAACCCGCATGCGTGCCAGCAGGCTGGCGACGCCGGGCTCGCGGTGGTCAGAACGGATATGGTCTCGGCGTTCCGCGACGACACCTTCGACTGGGTCCTGTTCAACCCGCCCTATCTCCCGACCCCCGAGGACCGCGAGTGGGGGGACTGGATGGAGCAGGCGCTCTCCGGGGGCGAGGACGGCCGTGCGGTGGTGAACCCGTTCCTGGCGTCCGTCCGGCGCGTCCTCGCTCCGGGTGGCCGCGCGCTACTGCTCGTCTCCTCGCTCACCGGACTCGACGCGGTGCGGAACACGGCCCGCAACGAGGGGCTGATGACGGACGAAGCGGCCGAGGAGCAGTTCCCGTCCGAGCGGCTGGTGGTACTCGAACTCACGCCGACCGGCACGTGA
- a CDS encoding 16S ribosomal RNA methyltransferase A: MTRRDPDALRRRAGVRGDPDQDQHFLIDDRVLDRLPDYLPADAADHVLEIGGGTGGLTDRLLAASDGHVTVVERDPDLAAFLREEFADAVDAGRLDVIEGDALECDLPAFTGSVSNLPYGASSEFCFRLLPEGRPLVLMLQREFAERMAAEPGTDNYGRLSVTAGHYADVEVVETVPPTAFDPEPAVESAVVRCLPRDPDYDVDEAAFMALVRGVFTQRRKTMRNAVRNTVHISGIADADAVVDAAGEELMSRRAGDVTPSEFAELVRLATEVTEVDPP, from the coding sequence ATGACACGACGGGACCCGGATGCTCTGCGGCGCCGTGCCGGCGTCCGCGGGGACCCGGACCAGGACCAGCACTTCCTCATCGACGACCGTGTGTTGGACCGCCTTCCGGACTATCTGCCGGCCGACGCCGCGGACCACGTTCTCGAGATCGGCGGGGGCACCGGCGGGCTGACCGACCGGCTCCTCGCCGCCAGCGACGGCCACGTCACCGTGGTCGAACGGGACCCGGACCTCGCGGCTTTCCTCCGGGAGGAGTTCGCAGACGCCGTCGACGCGGGACGACTCGATGTCATCGAGGGGGATGCCCTCGAGTGCGACCTGCCAGCGTTCACCGGCTCCGTGTCGAACCTCCCGTACGGGGCGTCCAGCGAGTTCTGTTTCCGGTTGCTTCCCGAGGGGAGACCCCTCGTGCTGATGCTCCAGCGCGAGTTCGCCGAGCGGATGGCCGCCGAGCCCGGGACAGACAACTACGGCCGGCTCTCGGTGACCGCGGGCCACTACGCCGACGTGGAGGTCGTCGAGACCGTTCCACCGACGGCGTTCGACCCCGAGCCCGCGGTCGAGAGCGCCGTCGTCAGATGTCTCCCCCGCGACCCGGACTACGACGTGGACGAGGCCGCGTTCATGGCACTCGTTCGGGGTGTCTTCACGCAGCGGCGCAAGACGATGCGGAACGCCGTCCGGAACACGGTTCACATCAGCGGCATCGCGGACGCCGATGCCGTCGTCGACGCGGCCGGCGAGGAGCTGATGAGCCGGCGTGCGGGCGACGTGACACCGTCCGAGTTCGCCGAGTTGGTGAGACTCGCGACCGAGGTGACGGAGGTCGACCCACCGTGA
- a CDS encoding phosphate signaling complex PhoU family protein has protein sequence MERRKVQRVGGGTYTVSLPKEWARRAGITAGTTVHIDPRSEDQLVLEPEAPEEDATARVQLPVAGESPVRLERAVRAAYAAGFEHLTLRAPDGFSAEQRAAVERVANTFVGVTLAAETGTELVVRALLDPGEVSVHQSVRQLRFTALSMHRDATDALTADEAPYVADREAEADRLYAMIDRHLGRGLARLDEVDALGLSRLELFELRTVARELERVADDAETIAEVAGAVESFPESVPASEFHSLAREARAVVEEATAVVVGDAAVETANDALERREEIRASVESMDRRLADAAGSYRPGRVLDALRRTVESGGNIAEMGLRAGTRREELAPAGTTARPEGG, from the coding sequence ATGGAGCGGCGCAAGGTCCAGCGGGTCGGCGGCGGCACGTACACGGTCTCGCTCCCGAAGGAGTGGGCCAGGCGAGCCGGTATCACCGCCGGGACGACCGTCCACATCGACCCCCGCAGCGAGGACCAGCTGGTTCTCGAGCCGGAAGCGCCCGAGGAGGACGCGACCGCCCGGGTCCAGCTCCCGGTCGCCGGGGAGTCGCCGGTCCGACTCGAACGCGCGGTACGGGCCGCCTACGCGGCGGGGTTCGAGCACCTGACGCTCCGGGCGCCCGATGGCTTCTCGGCCGAGCAGCGCGCGGCCGTCGAGCGGGTCGCCAACACGTTCGTCGGCGTCACGCTCGCAGCGGAGACGGGAACGGAACTCGTCGTGCGGGCGCTGCTCGACCCCGGCGAGGTGTCGGTCCACCAGTCGGTTCGTCAGCTCCGGTTCACGGCGCTCTCGATGCACCGCGACGCGACCGACGCGCTCACCGCGGATGAGGCCCCGTACGTGGCCGACCGCGAGGCCGAAGCCGACCGGCTGTACGCGATGATCGACCGGCATCTCGGGCGCGGGCTCGCCCGGCTCGACGAGGTGGACGCGCTCGGACTGAGCCGGCTGGAACTGTTCGAGCTCCGCACCGTCGCCCGCGAACTGGAGCGGGTCGCCGACGACGCCGAAACCATCGCCGAGGTCGCCGGTGCGGTCGAGTCCTTCCCCGAGTCCGTTCCGGCGAGCGAGTTCCACAGCCTGGCCCGGGAGGCACGGGCCGTGGTCGAGGAGGCGACCGCCGTCGTCGTCGGCGACGCGGCAGTCGAGACGGCGAACGACGCCCTCGAGCGGCGCGAGGAGATCCGGGCGTCGGTGGAGTCGATGGACCGCCGACTGGCAGACGCCGCAGGGAGCTACCGGCCCGGCCGGGTGCTCGACGCGCTCCGCCGGACCGTCGAGAGCGGCGGGAACATCGCCGAGATGGGACTGCGTGCGGGAACGCGGCGGGAGGAACTCGCACCGGCGGGCACCACCGCCAGACCGGAAGGGGGCTGA
- a CDS encoding DUF655 domain-containing protein, which yields MTDAGDTDDSQSAVADEDDPREAVVLDYLPTGLPDEQRSNTPVAYALGVDEFDLYLVRFEGDTDLNVGDRVATDPRGEEVSRVGHVGFDELSGAAESELEYAVAAIVDEEERRFVDFFNEAQAITTRLHALNLLPGIGKKLRNNVLDLRKRQPFESFDDLEERVSGLHDPRQVLIDRIVEEIREDDMKYRIFATRDRGE from the coding sequence ATGACTGACGCCGGCGACACGGACGATTCGCAGTCGGCCGTTGCCGACGAGGACGACCCGCGTGAGGCGGTCGTGCTGGACTACCTCCCGACGGGGTTGCCGGACGAGCAGCGGAGCAACACCCCCGTCGCGTACGCACTGGGTGTCGACGAGTTCGACCTCTATCTCGTTCGCTTCGAGGGCGACACCGACCTGAACGTGGGTGACAGGGTTGCCACCGACCCTCGGGGCGAGGAGGTGAGTCGCGTGGGACACGTCGGTTTCGACGAACTCTCGGGGGCCGCGGAGTCGGAGCTGGAGTACGCTGTCGCGGCGATCGTCGACGAGGAGGAGCGACGGTTCGTCGACTTCTTCAACGAGGCCCAGGCCATCACAACACGTCTCCACGCGCTCAACCTGCTCCCGGGCATCGGGAAGAAGCTCCGCAACAACGTCCTCGACCTGCGCAAGCGCCAGCCCTTCGAGTCGTTCGACGACCTCGAGGAGCGGGTGTCCGGCCTTCACGACCCCCGGCAGGTTCTCATCGACCGCATCGTCGAGGAGATCCGAGAGGACGACATGAAGTACCGCATCTTCGCCACCCGGGACCGGGGCGAGTGA
- a CDS encoding universal stress protein, which yields MTLLVPFDGSDLAEAALVRATEFGNVFDEDVLAVSVIPKGNTDYARERGWVKRDEEFAMESVVATLHEQVTDLCPSADFRHKVVDRYAPSGSIAKRLRKVAREEDASMVFLGSENAGHLVSTLSSVGSTVATDGAYDVVIVRDRTPAKIAKLKNVSPYKNPKSDFYLHE from the coding sequence ATGACACTGCTCGTTCCGTTCGATGGGTCTGACCTCGCTGAAGCAGCGCTTGTGCGCGCAACCGAGTTCGGGAACGTATTCGACGAGGATGTGCTGGCTGTAAGTGTAATCCCGAAAGGGAACACCGACTATGCCAGAGAACGTGGCTGGGTCAAGCGGGATGAAGAATTCGCTATGGAATCTGTTGTGGCAACATTACACGAGCAAGTGACCGACCTATGTCCGAGTGCCGATTTCCGTCATAAAGTCGTGGACCGCTATGCTCCATCCGGCTCTATTGCGAAGCGCCTGCGAAAAGTGGCACGAGAAGAGGACGCCTCGATGGTCTTCCTCGGTAGTGAGAATGCCGGTCATCTCGTTTCGACCCTGAGTAGCGTGGGGTCAACTGTTGCGACAGATGGGGCCTACGATGTCGTCATCGTTCGTGACCGGACCCCCGCCAAAATCGCCAAACTGAAAAACGTCTCACCGTACAAAAATCCGAAATCGGATTTCTATCTCCACGAGTGA
- a CDS encoding mechanosensitive ion channel family protein yields the protein MEVVDAAGILLQTEPQLDPWTWTLSRTEQYLVSAGLLALFLLTAAFVYALGQPLKRRIRDDEVVEALQSLSISLTGLGVAFALVVVWRLRDEVTTAFTFVRLGPTDGVRFLVTAAAFGAAFTVTRITKRAIRRGSEADAITAHQKEVAHHVVQILVFAPAALFVLALYGVNPQNLLIGAGAAGLVIGLAARQTLGAIVAGFVLLVSRPFEVNDWVVIDQEEGVVTDISIFNTEIRTFDNEVVVIPNDEVTKNNIINRSRNGKLRIQVDVGVDYDMEIARAMELARDTMHVLDEVLDEPSPDVVIDELGASSVVLTLRFWIPDPTIERKWAAQNAVIDGVKNAFEEDGVKIPYPQRELMAREETGGFRLTDDRREVRAGETGETEAVVREVESGGDEDGPGTHMSAVTDPTVEIDDGDSTLQPRTTEGEYIAAIERVEGGSELSDPVEPMDRDHD from the coding sequence ATGGAGGTGGTCGACGCGGCCGGGATACTGCTTCAGACCGAACCGCAGCTCGACCCCTGGACGTGGACGCTCTCCCGCACGGAGCAGTACCTCGTCAGTGCGGGGCTCCTGGCACTGTTCCTCCTCACGGCCGCGTTCGTCTACGCGCTGGGGCAGCCACTGAAGCGACGCATCCGGGACGACGAGGTCGTCGAGGCACTCCAGTCTCTCTCCATCAGTCTTACCGGGCTGGGCGTAGCGTTCGCGCTGGTTGTGGTCTGGCGGCTGCGCGACGAGGTGACGACCGCCTTCACCTTCGTCCGACTCGGCCCGACCGACGGGGTTCGGTTCCTCGTGACCGCTGCCGCATTCGGGGCGGCGTTCACCGTCACCCGTATCACGAAACGGGCCATCCGGCGGGGGTCGGAGGCCGACGCCATCACAGCCCACCAGAAGGAGGTTGCTCACCACGTCGTCCAGATTCTCGTCTTCGCGCCCGCGGCGCTGTTCGTCCTCGCGCTGTACGGGGTGAACCCGCAGAACCTCCTCATCGGCGCCGGCGCGGCGGGCCTCGTCATCGGGCTGGCGGCTCGCCAGACTCTGGGGGCCATCGTCGCCGGGTTCGTCCTCCTCGTCTCGCGCCCGTTCGAGGTGAACGACTGGGTCGTCATCGACCAGGAGGAGGGCGTCGTCACCGACATCTCCATCTTCAACACGGAGATACGCACGTTCGACAACGAGGTCGTCGTCATCCCGAACGACGAGGTCACGAAGAACAACATCATCAATCGCTCTCGGAACGGGAAGCTCCGTATCCAGGTCGACGTGGGCGTCGACTACGACATGGAGATAGCGCGGGCGATGGAACTGGCCCGCGATACGATGCACGTCCTCGACGAGGTGCTGGACGAACCGTCACCGGACGTCGTCATCGACGAACTCGGGGCGTCCTCGGTGGTGCTGACGCTGCGGTTCTGGATTCCGGACCCGACCATCGAGCGCAAGTGGGCCGCACAGAACGCCGTCATCGACGGGGTCAAGAACGCTTTCGAGGAGGATGGTGTGAAGATACCCTACCCGCAGCGCGAGCTGATGGCCCGCGAGGAAACCGGGGGCTTCCGGCTCACCGACGACCGTCGTGAGGTCCGGGCAGGGGAGACCGGCGAGACCGAGGCAGTGGTTCGGGAGGTCGAGTCCGGTGGTGACGAAGACGGTCCGGGCACGCATATGAGCGCCGTGACCGACCCGACCGTCGAGATCGACGACGGGGACAGCACCCTCCAGCCTCGCACTACGGAGGGGGAGTACATCGCCGCCATCGAGCGCGTGGAGGGCGGCTCGGAGCTGTCCGACCCCGTCGAACCGATGGACCGTGACCATGACTGA
- a CDS encoding permease has translation MERREYAILAVIALLTVGIGVFTTNQPLGTFFTESLRQFATTTAAMAWITWWALVVGFAIAGGVEAWTSDEQVADLLNGHGARELGYGSLFGFVSSSCSYSAIATAKNLFKKGGSAAATIGAFMFASTNLVIEIGVVIVLLLGWQFLVADVVGGFMLIGLLAFGFVYLVPDDLIEQARTNVTDDAGETAQDPVCGMEVDPEETDYSTEHDGRTYYFCSESCRESFDPEETNSSIRAQATSPAGWKALADKQWKEWGMLWDEIAIGFLFAGLIAGFIPESVWTTIFSGPTFGLPVYVFWTAVVGAFIGVATFVCSVGNVPFAAVLFSNGLPFGAVLSYIYADLIVPPIMDAYRDYYGTTFAAVLSGMIFVSAVIVGVVVHFLFLGAGLIPPASSVKIAEVGIELNYKLVLNVFATGLFVFLYWLHRESGMGEESSGGQAQAAD, from the coding sequence ATGGAACGCAGGGAGTACGCCATCCTTGCCGTTATCGCGCTTCTGACGGTTGGAATCGGGGTATTCACGACGAACCAGCCGCTGGGGACGTTCTTCACCGAGAGCCTCCGCCAGTTCGCCACTACCACGGCGGCGATGGCGTGGATAACCTGGTGGGCGCTCGTGGTCGGGTTCGCCATCGCCGGCGGCGTCGAGGCGTGGACCTCCGACGAGCAGGTCGCGGACCTGCTGAACGGCCACGGCGCTCGGGAACTGGGATACGGCTCGCTGTTCGGGTTCGTCTCCTCGTCGTGCTCGTACAGCGCCATCGCCACCGCGAAGAACCTGTTCAAGAAGGGTGGCTCCGCGGCCGCAACCATCGGCGCGTTCATGTTCGCGTCGACGAACCTCGTCATCGAGATCGGCGTCGTCATCGTCCTCCTGCTGGGCTGGCAGTTCCTCGTCGCCGACGTCGTCGGCGGGTTCATGCTCATCGGTCTGCTGGCGTTCGGGTTCGTCTACCTCGTCCCTGACGACCTCATCGAGCAGGCGCGCACGAACGTCACCGACGACGCGGGCGAGACGGCCCAGGACCCCGTCTGCGGGATGGAGGTCGACCCCGAGGAGACCGACTACTCGACGGAGCACGACGGCCGGACCTACTACTTCTGCTCGGAGTCGTGCAGGGAGAGCTTCGACCCGGAGGAGACGAACTCGAGCATCCGCGCGCAGGCCACCTCGCCGGCCGGCTGGAAGGCCCTCGCCGACAAGCAGTGGAAGGAGTGGGGGATGCTCTGGGACGAGATCGCCATCGGCTTCCTCTTCGCCGGTCTCATCGCCGGCTTCATCCCCGAGTCGGTCTGGACGACCATCTTCTCCGGCCCGACGTTCGGCCTCCCGGTGTACGTGTTCTGGACGGCGGTCGTTGGTGCGTTCATCGGCGTGGCCACGTTCGTCTGCTCGGTCGGCAACGTCCCCTTCGCGGCAGTCCTGTTCAGCAACGGGCTCCCGTTCGGGGCTGTCCTCTCGTACATCTACGCCGACCTCATCGTCCCGCCCATCATGGACGCCTACCGCGACTACTACGGCACCACCTTCGCCGCCGTCCTCTCCGGGATGATATTCGTCTCGGCGGTCATCGTCGGGGTCGTCGTCCACTTCCTCTTCCTGGGCGCCGGCCTCATCCCGCCGGCGTCGAGCGTCAAGATTGCAGAGGTCGGCATCGAACTGAACTACAAGCTCGTGCTGAACGTGTTCGCCACGGGCCTGTTCGTCTTCCTCTACTGGCTCCACCGCGAGAGTGGGATGGGCGAGGAGAGCTCCGGGGGGCAGGCGCAGGCGGCGGACTGA
- a CDS encoding 5-methyltetrahydropteroyltriglutamate--homocysteine methyltransferase, whose product MTELVATTPGLLPLPDWAKGELSDLKGHQKSDLIDGTEGEDVTEAYDRVRTEELEWQTEAGLDRVVEGQGRWDDNIAHPLAVSDAVDTRGIVRYYDNNNFYREPVVTDELAASGDVAAELDAAAELLEADAGGLQAVLPGPYSLADLATDEHYGDEAAFLDAVADFLVDEVDGFPGVETLFLLEPSLVENPPEEGADERASAAIDRVAGATDAEVVCHTYWGAVPEKAYAHLMDADLDAIGFDFVSDHEANLYNITEYGTTDDIALGLVDGQNTRVESVETVRDRVEWVNEQVPAQSFETTYLTANTELFYLPVNRAREKLDVLARAAAGETEVEA is encoded by the coding sequence ATGACCGAACTCGTCGCGACGACACCGGGGCTTCTCCCGCTGCCCGACTGGGCGAAGGGGGAGCTCTCGGACCTGAAAGGGCACCAGAAGTCCGACCTCATCGACGGAACCGAGGGCGAGGACGTGACCGAGGCGTACGACCGCGTCCGCACCGAGGAGCTCGAGTGGCAGACCGAGGCCGGGCTCGACCGCGTGGTCGAGGGGCAGGGTCGCTGGGACGACAACATCGCGCACCCGCTCGCCGTGTCCGACGCCGTCGACACACGCGGCATCGTCCGCTACTACGACAACAACAACTTCTACCGCGAGCCGGTTGTCACCGACGAACTCGCCGCGAGCGGCGACGTGGCGGCCGAGCTCGACGCGGCGGCCGAGCTGCTGGAGGCTGACGCTGGTGGGCTGCAGGCGGTTCTCCCGGGACCGTACTCGCTGGCCGACCTCGCCACGGACGAACACTACGGCGACGAGGCAGCGTTCCTTGACGCCGTCGCCGACTTCCTCGTCGACGAGGTCGACGGGTTCCCCGGCGTGGAGACGCTGTTCCTGCTGGAGCCCTCGCTCGTCGAGAACCCGCCCGAAGAGGGGGCTGACGAGCGCGCCAGCGCGGCCATCGACCGCGTGGCCGGCGCGACCGATGCCGAGGTCGTCTGTCACACCTACTGGGGTGCCGTGCCCGAGAAGGCGTACGCCCACCTGATGGACGCCGACCTCGACGCCATCGGCTTCGACTTCGTCAGCGACCACGAGGCGAACCTCTACAACATCACGGAGTACGGAACCACCGACGACATCGCGCTGGGCCTGGTCGACGGCCAGAACACGCGCGTCGAGTCCGTCGAAACCGTCCGCGACCGCGTGGAGTGGGTGAACGAACAGGTCCCCGCGCAGTCGTTCGAGACGACGTACCTCACCGCGAACACGGAGCTGTTCTACCTGCCCGTGAACCGCGCCCGCGAGAAACTGGACGTGCTCGCGCGTGCCGCCGCGGGCGAGACGGAGGTGGAAGCATGA
- a CDS encoding methionine synthase, with the protein MSDWPEVGDDDRDGRDAREAVPATAPDGGVDVREQFRPDDHPTDHFLLTTVVGSYPKPKWLNRSEDLVDDEEYDFDEDHLHEAHDDAARLITEEHERAGLDVVCDGEMRRNEMVEYFAHRIDGYEFNGPVKVWGHNYFDKPSVVDEVAYGEQWLVEEFEFTSGVAQRPVKVPITGPYTLANWSFNEHYEDEETLAYELADLVNEEIEALVDAGARYIQIDEPALATTPDDHAIVGECLERIVDDVPADVRLGLHVCYGDYSRIYPEILEFPVHEFDLELANGDYEQVPVFQDPEFTKDLALGVVDAHTAEVEPVEVIKENIKKGFEIVPPERLTISPDCGLKLLPRDIAYGKMENMVQAAREVEQELDDGEIDVGFAAPAADD; encoded by the coding sequence ATGAGCGACTGGCCCGAGGTCGGCGACGATGACCGTGACGGACGTGACGCTCGCGAGGCGGTGCCCGCGACCGCGCCCGACGGTGGGGTCGACGTGCGCGAGCAGTTCCGCCCCGACGACCACCCGACCGACCACTTCCTCCTGACGACCGTGGTCGGCTCGTACCCGAAGCCCAAGTGGCTCAACCGGTCGGAGGACCTGGTCGACGACGAGGAGTACGACTTCGACGAGGACCACCTCCACGAGGCCCACGACGACGCGGCGCGCCTCATCACGGAGGAGCACGAGCGCGCCGGCCTCGACGTCGTCTGCGACGGCGAGATGCGCCGCAACGAGATGGTCGAGTACTTCGCCCACCGCATCGACGGCTACGAGTTCAACGGCCCCGTCAAGGTGTGGGGTCACAACTACTTCGACAAGCCCTCGGTCGTGGACGAGGTCGCCTACGGCGAGCAGTGGCTGGTCGAGGAGTTCGAGTTCACCAGCGGCGTCGCCCAGCGACCCGTCAAGGTCCCCATCACGGGGCCGTACACGCTCGCGAACTGGTCGTTCAACGAGCACTACGAGGACGAGGAGACACTGGCCTACGAGCTGGCCGACCTCGTCAACGAGGAGATCGAGGCGCTCGTCGACGCGGGCGCACGCTACATCCAGATCGACGAGCCGGCACTCGCGACGACGCCGGACGACCACGCCATCGTCGGCGAGTGTCTCGAGCGCATCGTCGACGACGTGCCCGCGGACGTGCGGCTGGGGCTGCACGTCTGCTACGGCGACTACTCGCGCATCTATCCCGAGATACTCGAGTTCCCGGTCCACGAGTTCGACCTCGAACTCGCCAACGGCGACTACGAGCAGGTCCCCGTCTTCCAGGACCCCGAGTTCACGAAGGACCTCGCGCTCGGCGTCGTCGACGCCCACACCGCCGAGGTCGAACCGGTCGAGGTCATCAAGGAGAACATCAAGAAGGGCTTCGAGATCGTCCCGCCGGAGCGCCTGACCATCTCCCCGGACTGCGGCCTGAAGCTCCTCCCCCGTGACATCGCGTACGGCAAGATGGAGAACATGGTGCAGGCCGCCCGCGAGGTCGAGCAGGAACTCGACGACGGCGAAATCGACGTCGGGTTCGCCGCGCCGGCCGCAGACGACTGA